A part of Kryptolebias marmoratus isolate JLee-2015 linkage group LG8, ASM164957v2, whole genome shotgun sequence genomic DNA contains:
- the wdr13 gene encoding WD repeat-containing protein 13: MAAVWQQVLAVDARYNAYRTPTFPQFRTQYIRRRSQLLRENAKCGFEPGLRRQYLRLRSQLLALRYGPLSEQSSFRASSVRSSRTTLDRMEDFEEDPRAQGARGHRRSVSRGSYQLQAQMNRAVYDERPPGSLVPTSVAEASRAMAGDTTLSENYAFAGMHHIFDQHVDSAVPRLQFANDDKHLLACCSLDGTLSIMTLSPPPPVVKVTLKGHGGPVTDFAWSLSNDIIVSTSLDGTLRIWNTEDGRCIREVRDPESSELLCCTFQPMNNNLTVVGNSKHHLQVVNISTGKKVKGGSSKLTGRVLSLSFDAPGRILWAGDDRGSIFSFLFDMATGKLTKAKRLVVSEGSSICSISARSWISREARDPSLLVNACVNKLLLYRVVDNEGTLQLKRSFPIQHGSQHIHSIFCPLMSFRQGACVVTGSEDTCVYFFDVERNTKAIVNKLQGHGGPVLDVSFNCDESLLASADSTGMVIVWRREQK; this comes from the exons ATGGCAGCTGTTTGGCAGCAGGTTTTGGCAGTGGACGCAAG GTACAATGCTTACCGCACGCCTACCTTCCCACAGTTCCGAACTCAGTACATCCGCCGACGCAGCCAGCTGCTCAGAGAGAACGCCAAGTGTGGCTTTGAGCCAGGACTGCGCAGGCAGTACCTGAGGCTGCGCAGTCAGCTGTTGGCCCTGCGCTACGGGCCCCTgtctgagcagagcagcttcaGGGCCAGCAGTGTGCGCAGCTCCCGCACCACACTGGACCGCATGGAG GACTTTGAGGAGGACCCTCGTGCCCAAGGGGCTCGCGGTCATCGCCGGTCTGTCAGCAGAGGCTCCTACCAGCTCCAGGCCCAGATGAACAGAGCTGTCTATGATGAGAG GCCTCCGGGCAGTTTGGTGCCCACCTCCGTGGCAGAGGCCAGTCGTGCGATGGCAGGAGACACAACCCTGAGTGAAAATTATGCTTTTGCCGGCATGCACCACATATTTGACCAGCATGTTGACTCTGCTG ttcccCGGTTACAATTCGCTAATGATGACAAGCACCTCCTTGCTTGTTGCTCATTGGATGGCACCCTGTCCATTATGACACTGTCCCCACCCCCTCCCGTTGTGAAGGTGACCCTGAAAGGGCACGGGGGTCCTGTCACAGACTTCGCCTGGTCCCTGAGTAACGACATCATTGTGTCGACGTCGTTAGATGGGACTCTGCGCATCTGGAACACGGAGGACGGTCGGTGCATTCGAGAAGTCAGAGACCCAGAATCCAGCGAGCTGCTCTGCTGCACCTTCCAGCCGATGAATAATAACCTTACTGTG GTGGGAAACAGCAAGCACCACCTGCAGGTGGTTAACATCTCCACTGGGAAGAAGGTGAAGGGGGGCTCCAGTAAGCTGACAGGCCGCGTGCTGTCGCTCTCCTTTGATGCTCCGGGGAGGATCCTGTGGGCTGGCGATGACAGGGGCAGCATCTTTTCCTTCCTCTTTGACATGGCAACAG GAAAGCTAACCAAAGCCAAGCGGCTGGTGGTGAGTGAAGGCAGCTCCATCTGCAGCATATCTGCCCGGTCCTGGATCAGCCGGGAGGCCAGAGACCCCTCCCTGCTGGTCAACGCCTGCGTCAACAAGCTGCTGCTGTACAG GGTGGTGGACAACGAAGGaactctgcagctgaagagAAGCTTCCCCATCCAGCACGGCTCTCAGCACATTCACAGCATTTTCTGCCCCCTCATGTCTTTCAGACAAGGGGCCTGTGTGG TGACCGGCAGCGAGGACACCTGCGTCTACTTCTTCGACGTGGAGCGCAACACCAAGGCCATCGTCAACAAGCTGCAGGGTCACGGAGGGCCGGTTCTAGACGTGAGTTTCAACTGCGACGAGAGTCTGCTGGCGTCCGCCGATTCCACCGGCATGGTCATCGTCTGGAGGCGGGAGCAGAAGTGA